Proteins from a genomic interval of Clostridium sp. AN503:
- a CDS encoding tyrosine-type recombinase/integrase, whose protein sequence is MANLPYHEQKDIENIKKLRQIIRELPPFCVEYFRGIEPRTSSRTRIAYAYDLTVFFDFLKKENPFFSKLDRMEIRLEYLDQLTVSDLEEYMEYLKYRFNDQNQEVTNKERGIMRKISSLKSFYNYFFRIEKLSTNPAALVQLPKLHDKEIIRLDIDEVALLLDEVEQGDQLTDKQKAFHNRTRIRDLALLTLLLGTGIRVSECVGLDINDVDFKNGGIHIHRKGGKEVTIYFGTEVEDALQDYLDERFGIDTVPGHESALFLSLQRKRITVRSVENLVKKYARIVTPLKKITPHKLRSTYGTNLYRETGDIYLVADVLGHADVNTTKKHYAALEDERRRSARNAVKLRENTEGF, encoded by the coding sequence ATGGCAAATTTGCCTTACCACGAGCAAAAGGATATTGAGAATATAAAGAAACTGCGGCAGATCATCAGAGAACTGCCTCCATTCTGCGTAGAATATTTCCGGGGGATCGAACCGCGCACATCTTCACGGACCAGGATCGCCTACGCCTATGACTTAACGGTCTTCTTTGATTTTCTAAAAAAGGAAAATCCGTTCTTTTCCAAGCTGGACCGCATGGAGATCCGGCTGGAATACTTAGACCAGCTGACCGTATCCGATCTGGAAGAATACATGGAGTACTTAAAGTACCGCTTCAATGACCAGAACCAGGAGGTCACCAATAAAGAGCGGGGAATCATGCGCAAGATCTCTTCCCTGAAAAGCTTTTACAACTACTTTTTCCGCATTGAAAAGCTGTCCACCAACCCAGCTGCTCTGGTTCAGCTTCCCAAGCTTCACGACAAGGAGATCATCCGCCTGGATATTGATGAGGTTGCACTTCTTTTGGACGAGGTCGAGCAGGGGGACCAGCTGACTGACAAGCAAAAGGCCTTTCACAACCGTACCCGCATCCGTGACTTAGCGCTCCTGACCCTGCTTTTAGGGACTGGGATCCGTGTGTCAGAATGCGTGGGCCTGGATATCAACGATGTGGATTTTAAAAATGGAGGAATCCATATCCACCGGAAAGGCGGCAAGGAAGTGACCATCTACTTTGGCACTGAGGTAGAGGATGCCCTGCAGGACTACCTGGATGAAAGATTTGGTATCGACACCGTGCCGGGACATGAAAGCGCACTCTTCCTCTCTCTCCAGCGAAAACGGATCACCGTCCGCAGCGTGGAGAACCTGGTGAAGAAATATGCCCGGATCGTGACTCCCTTAAAAAAGATCACCCCCCACAAACTCCGCAGCACCTATGGCACAAACCTGTACCGGGAGACTGGGGATATCTATCTGGTAGCAGATGTGCTGGGACACGCTGATGTCAATACCACCAAGAAACATTACGCAGCGCTGGAGGACGAGCGGCGGCGGAGCGCGCGAAATGCGGTGAAGCTTCGGGAAAATACAGAGGGCTTCTAA
- a CDS encoding tRNA 2-thiocytidine biosynthesis TtcA family protein, whose amino-acid sequence MKLQRLLSLVRQAVDQYEMISENDHIAIGISGGKDSLTLLYGLHHLQHFYPKSFSLSAITVDLGLGNMNLEPVRELCTQFEIPYEVIPTDIGKVLFDIRQESNPCSLCAKMRKGALNSKALELGCNKIAYAHHRDDLIETAMLSLLYEGRFHAFSPRTRLDRTGLTVIRPMLYVTEADVKGFRNKYSLPVCKNPCPMDGHTRREYVKNLISTLEHENPGVKDRLFRAVIEGDLEGWPSPAEMTRR is encoded by the coding sequence ATGAAATTACAGCGTCTGCTCAGCCTGGTGCGCCAGGCTGTGGATCAATATGAGATGATCAGCGAAAATGACCATATTGCCATTGGCATTTCCGGCGGGAAGGACAGCCTGACCCTGCTCTACGGCCTCCACCACCTGCAGCATTTTTACCCCAAAAGCTTCTCGCTCTCAGCGATCACGGTGGATCTAGGACTCGGCAATATGAATTTAGAACCGGTACGGGAGCTCTGCACCCAGTTTGAGATCCCCTATGAGGTGATCCCCACGGATATCGGTAAGGTCCTTTTTGATATCCGGCAGGAGTCCAATCCCTGTTCTCTCTGTGCAAAGATGCGCAAGGGGGCGCTCAACAGCAAGGCCCTGGAGCTGGGCTGCAACAAGATCGCCTACGCGCACCACAGGGACGATCTGATCGAGACAGCCATGCTCTCCCTGCTCTATGAAGGGCGTTTCCATGCATTTTCGCCCCGGACACGGTTAGACCGCACCGGTCTTACGGTCATTCGGCCAATGCTCTATGTGACAGAAGCAGACGTAAAAGGCTTCCGGAACAAATACAGCCTGCCGGTCTGCAAGAATCCCTGTCCCATGGACGGGCACACGCGCAGGGAATATGTGAAAAACCTGATCTCCACCCTGGAGCATGAGAATCCCGGTGTAAAAGACAGGCTGTTCCGGGCAGTCATAGAGGGAGATCTGGAAGGATGGCCCTCTCCTGCAGAGATGACCCGTCGGTAA
- a CDS encoding HPr family phosphocarrier protein: MKRFTYTVSDPQGLHARNAISLCRLAGTFKAQTLIHVQEDGKQRKADCKDMIGLMGLCVRQDTTVEITIEGEDEDMAFNSLRAAISTIL; encoded by the coding sequence ATGAAACGCTTTACCTATACGGTATCAGATCCCCAGGGCCTTCATGCGCGCAATGCTATCAGCCTGTGCCGCCTTGCAGGGACCTTTAAGGCCCAGACCCTGATCCATGTGCAGGAGGATGGGAAACAGAGAAAGGCAGACTGTAAAGATATGATCGGGCTCATGGGGCTATGTGTCCGTCAGGATACCACGGTAGAGATCACCATAGAAGGCGAAGATGAGGACATGGCTTTTAACAGCCTGCGGGCTGCAATTTCGACGATTTTGTAG
- a CDS encoding MupG family TIM beta-alpha barrel fold protein, protein MARLGISIYPEHSTVEADVAYIRKAGELGFKSVFTCLLSVEGKSREEVIEEFRIRADAAHEAGMEIIPDVSPAVFEKMGISYEDLSVFTQMHVDGIRLDEGFDGMKESMMTYNPQGLKIGLNASTKLAYVANVMDHHPDRSKLVTCHNFYPQRYTGLSLEHFNRCNAAMKALELPVSAFVSSENPDAYGPWPVNEGLCTLEMHRDRPLDFQVRHLFATGMIDDVLIANAYATDEELEACAKVNPSILTFGVCMEKELTPVEEAIFNYEERHVVRGDLSEYMIRSTWPRVTFAKESIPAANTRDLKRGDVVILNDGYPKYKGELHIVLKDMPNDGRKNVIGHLPEYEHILLDYTEPWKVFALTRAE, encoded by the coding sequence ATGGCAAGACTGGGAATTTCAATTTATCCGGAGCATTCCACTGTGGAAGCGGATGTCGCTTATATCAGGAAAGCCGGGGAACTGGGGTTTAAAAGTGTTTTTACCTGTTTGCTCAGTGTAGAGGGTAAGAGCCGCGAAGAGGTGATCGAGGAGTTCCGTATCCGGGCAGATGCGGCGCATGAGGCGGGTATGGAGATCATTCCTGATGTCAGTCCAGCTGTTTTTGAGAAGATGGGGATATCTTATGAGGATCTGTCCGTATTTACCCAGATGCATGTGGACGGGATCCGTCTGGATGAAGGGTTTGACGGGATGAAGGAGAGTATGATGACCTATAACCCGCAGGGGCTGAAGATCGGTCTGAATGCCAGCACCAAGCTGGCGTATGTGGCGAATGTGATGGATCATCATCCGGACAGGAGCAAGCTGGTCACCTGCCACAATTTCTATCCTCAGCGCTATACCGGCCTGAGCCTGGAGCATTTCAACCGCTGCAATGCGGCGATGAAGGCACTGGAGCTTCCGGTCTCTGCGTTTGTCTCCAGCGAAAACCCGGATGCCTATGGCCCATGGCCGGTCAATGAAGGGCTTTGCACCCTTGAGATGCACAGGGACCGTCCTCTGGATTTCCAGGTGCGCCATCTGTTTGCTACCGGTATGATCGATGATGTCCTGATCGCCAACGCATACGCCACCGATGAGGAGCTTGAGGCCTGTGCGAAGGTGAATCCCAGTATACTGACCTTTGGTGTCTGTATGGAAAAGGAATTGACGCCGGTGGAGGAAGCGATTTTTAATTACGAAGAACGGCATGTGGTGCGCGGCGATCTCAGTGAATATATGATCCGGTCCACATGGCCGAGAGTGACTTTTGCAAAAGAGTCCATCCCTGCTGCCAATACCAGGGATTTAAAACGCGGGGATGTGGTCATACTGAATGACGGATATCCCAAGTATAAAGGTGAGCTGCATATCGTTTTAAAGGATATGCCGAATGACGGCAGGAAGAATGTGATCGGGCATCTTCCGGAATATGAGCATATCCTGCTTGACTATACGGAGCCGTGGAAGGTATTTGCGCTTACCAGAGCAGAATAA
- a CDS encoding PRD domain-containing protein, translating into MQNKRQEQILAILAERNDYMTSRQLAELLQVSDRTIRSDVDAINRKAGGVPSIESNMRFGYRLNPEARPLPAQQEKADGEIPQTPGARCIYIIQKLLFETRSLNLTVLQSQIYVSGYSIDNDLKRIRRMLEPYANLKLVRNKECISLEGDEASKRRFYRDLLVAEVQENFLNLDILAHMYRSFDLIEVKDIFVEVLEEYDYSIHESLFPMLILHAGTSIERMSCSNYVNMEDKEQGLDETIEYQISKIFFERISDRLHIKVKDGEIGMFALVIMGRRASNYTSDFVNFRGRWLNTKKLVTEALEQVYGLFGLDFRQDDDLIAGLKMHMHGLIDRLKNQVTLEDVFLEEIKRKYPLVFEMGIYVVHLLEEQLDVKISDMESGFIALHLGAASERMNSVRKYRAVMILPHNQSFSDMCVKKLSDMFRERMEVVRIFRYFEEDAVAALDADIILSTFPIGHKLDIPTVTINLFVDSETESNVLQALNQLDKKGFQLEFASHIGHLIRKEHYYQNLDLKTPEEIIHFLCSGLTEAGIVEPEFEEIVLLREQMSPTSFVNAFAIPHAFGAFARSSTIAVAQLKNPVRWGCFDVRMVMLFAINGGDRRMIKIFFDWVSGIVNRPQELAELTVSCGYEEFIDKLLG; encoded by the coding sequence TTGCAGAACAAGAGACAGGAGCAGATTCTTGCCATACTGGCAGAACGGAATGATTATATGACCAGCAGGCAGCTTGCAGAGCTTCTGCAGGTGTCGGACAGGACGATACGCTCAGACGTGGATGCCATAAATCGTAAAGCAGGGGGGGTGCCTTCTATTGAATCTAATATGCGTTTTGGATACCGTCTGAATCCGGAAGCAAGGCCCCTTCCTGCACAGCAGGAAAAGGCAGACGGGGAGATCCCCCAGACGCCGGGAGCAAGATGCATCTATATCATCCAGAAGCTCCTGTTTGAGACGCGGAGCTTGAACCTGACTGTGCTCCAGAGCCAGATCTATGTCAGCGGATATTCCATAGACAATGACTTAAAGCGCATCCGCAGGATGCTGGAGCCATACGCGAACTTAAAACTGGTGCGGAACAAGGAGTGTATCTCCCTGGAAGGGGACGAGGCCAGCAAACGCCGGTTCTACCGGGACCTGCTGGTAGCGGAGGTACAGGAGAATTTCCTGAACCTGGATATCCTTGCCCATATGTACCGCAGCTTTGATCTGATCGAGGTGAAGGATATCTTTGTGGAGGTGTTGGAGGAATATGACTATTCCATCCATGAATCCTTATTTCCCATGCTGATCCTCCATGCGGGAACCAGCATTGAGCGGATGAGCTGCTCCAACTATGTCAATATGGAGGACAAGGAGCAGGGGCTGGACGAGACCATTGAGTATCAGATATCCAAGATTTTTTTCGAGCGGATATCGGACCGGCTGCACATCAAGGTGAAGGACGGGGAGATCGGCATGTTCGCCCTGGTGATCATGGGACGGCGTGCTTCCAATTACACCAGTGATTTCGTCAACTTCCGCGGAAGATGGCTCAATACAAAGAAGCTGGTCACAGAGGCTCTGGAGCAGGTGTATGGCCTGTTTGGCCTGGATTTCCGGCAGGATGACGACCTGATCGCCGGTCTTAAAATGCATATGCACGGCCTGATCGACCGCCTGAAGAACCAGGTGACGCTGGAGGACGTATTTCTGGAGGAGATCAAGCGGAAATATCCTCTGGTCTTTGAGATGGGGATCTATGTGGTGCATCTTTTGGAGGAACAGCTGGATGTGAAGATTTCTGACATGGAGAGCGGTTTTATCGCTCTCCATTTGGGCGCCGCCAGCGAGCGCATGAATTCCGTGAGGAAATACCGTGCCGTGATGATCCTGCCGCACAACCAGTCCTTTTCCGACATGTGCGTGAAAAAGCTTTCCGACATGTTCCGGGAGCGGATGGAGGTTGTGCGGATCTTCCGCTATTTTGAGGAGGACGCGGTAGCCGCACTGGATGCGGATATTATCCTGAGTACCTTTCCCATCGGGCATAAGCTGGATATCCCGACGGTGACGATCAATCTGTTCGTGGATTCAGAGACGGAATCCAATGTGCTCCAGGCGCTGAACCAGCTTGACAAAAAAGGATTCCAGCTTGAATTCGCCTCCCACATCGGACATTTGATCCGGAAAGAGCATTATTATCAGAATCTGGATCTAAAGACGCCGGAAGAGATCATCCATTTCCTGTGCAGCGGTCTTACGGAAGCCGGGATCGTGGAGCCGGAGTTTGAGGAGATCGTACTGCTGCGCGAACAGATGTCCCCCACATCGTTCGTCAATGCATTTGCGATCCCCCACGCATTCGGCGCATTTGCCCGCAGTTCCACCATAGCTGTGGCACAGTTAAAGAATCCGGTGCGCTGGGGCTGCTTTGATGTGCGTATGGTGATGCTGTTCGCCATCAACGGCGGCGACCGGCGGATGATCAAGATCTTCTTTGACTGGGTGTCGGGGATCGTGAACCGACCCCAGGAGCTGGCAGAGCTTACGGTCTCCTGCGGCTATGAGGAGTTCATCGATAAGCTCCTGGGATGA
- a CDS encoding PTS lactose/cellobiose transporter subunit IIA, with the protein MPEGLEMVCFQIISNVGAARSSYIEAIQKAKQGDFEGAEACVEAGQKLFLVGHEAHFELIQREAKGENVGGSLILVHAEDQLMSAEQFKIIAEEMIESYRRIVALEKR; encoded by the coding sequence ATGCCAGAGGGTTTAGAAATGGTCTGTTTCCAGATCATCTCCAATGTAGGCGCAGCACGTTCCAGCTACATCGAGGCCATCCAGAAAGCGAAGCAGGGTGACTTTGAGGGAGCCGAGGCCTGTGTGGAAGCAGGACAGAAGCTGTTTTTAGTTGGTCATGAGGCTCACTTTGAGCTGATCCAGCGGGAGGCAAAGGGTGAAAACGTGGGAGGATCCCTGATCCTGGTCCATGCGGAAGACCAGCTCATGAGCGCAGAACAGTTTAAGATCATCGCTGAGGAAATGATCGAGAGCTACAGAAGGATTGTAGCACTGGAAAAAAGATAG
- a CDS encoding PTS sugar transporter subunit IIB, translating to MKKVYLFCSAGMSTSMLASKMQKVADDHQLPIEVEAFPDGKIGQIIDERHPDVILLGPQVKYRFDEISKKYGGTGIPIQVIDQTDYGMMDGEKVLKSAIKLMKAAKQ from the coding sequence ATGAAAAAAGTTTATTTATTTTGCAGCGCAGGAATGTCCACCAGTATGCTGGCAAGCAAGATGCAGAAAGTAGCCGATGACCATCAGCTTCCGATCGAGGTTGAGGCGTTCCCGGACGGGAAGATCGGACAGATCATCGACGAGCGTCATCCGGACGTGATCCTGTTAGGGCCTCAGGTGAAATACCGCTTTGATGAGATTTCCAAAAAGTATGGCGGCACCGGGATCCCGATCCAGGTGATCGATCAGACTGACTACGGCATGATGGACGGTGAAAAAGTTTTAAAATCTGCCATTAAGCTGATGAAAGCTGCGAAGCAGTAA
- the celB gene encoding PTS cellobiose transporter subunit IIC, whose product MLNKLESVLMPLAEKIGKNKYLIAIRDGFLLSMPLLIVGSFFLLIANFPIPGWTDFWARFFGDNWASYFSKPTDATFSIMAILAVIGIGYSFAEQMKVDKLFGAAISMVCWFLIMPYEILVDGGASVTGIPLGWVGSKGIFVGIICAFLAVHIYAWVNERGWVIKMPDGVPPTVEKSFAALIPAGMSVLVFFIINIVFAMTPYGNAFNFIFTILQTPLLKLGNTLPAMVIAYIFLHFFWFFGVNGGSVVGAVFNPILQTLSAENLAAFQAGAVLPNIISQQFQDLFATFGGCGSTLSLLIAMLLFCRSKRVKELGKLAFIPGIFGINEPLVFGLPIVLNPMILIPFMLVPTINIVISYACMSIGLVPLCSGVAIPWTMPVILSGFLATGWQGAVLQALLLVLGVFIYMPFIKMMDKQYLADEAKAVENKDDDDISLDDLSFDDL is encoded by the coding sequence ATGTTAAATAAATTAGAGTCCGTTTTAATGCCGCTGGCAGAGAAAATCGGTAAAAACAAATACTTAATCGCCATCCGTGATGGCTTCCTGTTATCCATGCCGCTTTTGATCGTTGGTTCCTTCTTCCTGTTGATCGCCAACTTCCCGATCCCGGGCTGGACGGATTTCTGGGCAAGGTTCTTTGGAGATAACTGGGCGTCCTACTTCTCTAAACCGACGGATGCGACCTTCTCCATTATGGCAATCCTGGCAGTCATCGGTATCGGTTATTCGTTCGCCGAGCAGATGAAGGTTGATAAGCTGTTTGGCGCTGCGATCTCCATGGTATGCTGGTTCCTCATCATGCCCTATGAGATCCTGGTGGACGGCGGCGCAAGCGTGACCGGTATCCCGTTAGGATGGGTTGGTTCTAAGGGAATCTTCGTTGGAATCATCTGTGCATTCCTTGCAGTCCATATTTATGCATGGGTCAATGAGAGAGGCTGGGTCATCAAGATGCCTGACGGCGTACCGCCGACCGTTGAAAAATCCTTCGCGGCTTTGATTCCGGCAGGAATGTCCGTACTGGTATTCTTTATCATCAATATTGTATTTGCAATGACGCCTTACGGCAATGCGTTTAACTTTATCTTCACGATTTTGCAGACTCCGCTGTTAAAGCTTGGAAATACCCTTCCGGCTATGGTGATCGCTTATATTTTCCTTCACTTCTTCTGGTTCTTTGGAGTGAACGGCGGTTCTGTTGTGGGTGCGGTATTTAACCCGATCCTGCAGACACTTTCCGCAGAGAACCTGGCTGCATTCCAGGCGGGCGCTGTGCTGCCGAACATTATTTCCCAGCAGTTCCAGGATCTGTTTGCCACCTTCGGCGGCTGCGGTTCCACCCTGTCCCTGCTGATCGCCATGCTGCTTTTCTGCCGCTCCAAACGTGTCAAGGAGTTAGGTAAGCTGGCGTTTATACCTGGAATCTTCGGTATCAATGAGCCGCTGGTATTCGGTCTTCCGATCGTATTGAACCCGATGATCCTGATCCCGTTCATGTTGGTGCCGACCATCAACATCGTGATCTCCTATGCATGCATGAGCATCGGCCTGGTCCCGCTGTGCAGCGGCGTAGCGATCCCGTGGACCATGCCGGTCATCCTTTCCGGCTTCCTTGCCACTGGCTGGCAGGGTGCAGTGCTCCAGGCATTGCTGCTGGTGCTGGGTGTATTCATCTATATGCCATTCATCAAGATGATGGATAAACAGTATCTTGCAGATGAAGCAAAAGCTGTGGAAAATAAAGACGACGATGATATCTCTCTGGATGATCTGTCCTTCGACGATCTGTAA
- a CDS encoding GrdB-related putative oxidoreductase — MKIIMIFDQIQSGLGTKDDTMVPLTGKKDPIGPAVMMEPFLKEVDGHVIACLCCGNGTYLADPDEVSRKLCAMVKKLNPDVVLCGPAFNFLDYAAMSARVACDINQNTDAKAFAAMSEENKETIADYKDKVAIVKMPKKGGLGLNDALKNMCRMAKALADGTGVEDLKKQICY, encoded by the coding sequence ATGAAGATTATTATGATATTTGACCAGATCCAGTCCGGTCTGGGAACCAAGGACGATACGATGGTGCCGCTGACCGGGAAAAAAGACCCGATCGGCCCGGCTGTGATGATGGAGCCATTCTTAAAAGAAGTGGACGGACACGTGATCGCCTGTCTCTGCTGCGGCAACGGTACGTACCTGGCTGATCCGGATGAGGTGAGCCGGAAGCTGTGTGCCATGGTGAAAAAGCTGAACCCGGATGTGGTCCTCTGCGGCCCGGCGTTCAATTTCCTGGACTATGCAGCCATGAGTGCCCGCGTAGCCTGCGATATCAACCAGAACACGGACGCAAAAGCATTTGCAGCCATGTCAGAGGAGAACAAGGAAACCATCGCAGATTACAAGGACAAGGTTGCCATCGTAAAGATGCCAAAAAAGGGCGGCCTGGGGCTGAATGACGCACTGAAGAATATGTGCAGAATGGCAAAGGCGCTTGCAGATGGAACTGGTGTGGAGGATTTAAAAAAGCAGATCTGCTATTGA
- a CDS encoding N(4)-(beta-N-acetylglucosaminyl)-L-asparaginase, which translates to MWGMIATWRMAVEGITKGSELLKEGGDAGDAIETAIREVEDFPYYKSVGYGGLPNEEMEVELDAAYMDGNTLDIGAVAAIKDFANPVSIARSLSHEKVNCMLVAEGAEKFAHKQGFERKNMLTDRAKAHYRKRVKEIKQQELKPYSGHDTVGMACLDGNGKMTAATSTSGLFMKKKGRVGDSPITGSGFYADSKRGAASATGLGEDLMKGCISYEIVRLMGEGMHPQEACETAVNRLDAELRERRGEAGDLSLIAMNMKGEWGVATNIDGFSIAVVTETLEPTVYLVNREADGHCSFEKASDEWMENYMKTRMAPIEE; encoded by the coding sequence ATGTGGGGTATGATAGCAACCTGGAGAATGGCTGTGGAGGGGATCACCAAAGGCTCTGAGCTTTTAAAAGAAGGCGGTGACGCCGGTGACGCCATTGAGACAGCGATCCGTGAGGTAGAGGATTTCCCGTATTATAAGTCGGTCGGTTACGGCGGGCTTCCCAATGAGGAGATGGAAGTGGAGTTGGATGCGGCCTATATGGACGGCAACACGCTGGATATTGGAGCTGTGGCGGCCATTAAGGATTTTGCGAACCCGGTATCCATCGCCCGTTCTTTAAGCCACGAGAAGGTAAACTGTATGCTGGTTGCGGAGGGCGCGGAGAAATTCGCCCACAAGCAGGGGTTTGAGCGGAAAAACATGCTGACTGACCGTGCAAAAGCCCACTACCGGAAACGTGTCAAGGAGATCAAGCAGCAGGAGTTAAAGCCCTATTCCGGTCACGACACGGTGGGCATGGCATGCCTGGACGGGAACGGCAAGATGACCGCAGCTACTTCCACCAGCGGCCTGTTCATGAAAAAGAAGGGACGCGTAGGGGATTCCCCGATCACAGGTTCCGGGTTTTATGCAGATTCCAAGCGCGGTGCGGCAAGCGCTACCGGTCTTGGAGAGGACTTGATGAAGGGCTGTATCTCCTATGAGATCGTCCGCCTGATGGGTGAGGGGATGCATCCGCAGGAGGCCTGTGAGACAGCCGTAAACCGTCTGGACGCCGAGCTCCGGGAGCGCCGCGGCGAGGCAGGGGATCTGTCCCTGATCGCCATGAACATGAAAGGAGAATGGGGCGTAGCCACCAACATTGATGGATTTTCCATTGCGGTTGTAACGGAGACGCTGGAGCCGACTGTTTATCTGGTGAACAGAGAGGCAGACGGACACTGCAGCTTCGAGAAGGCTTCTGACGAATGGATGGAAAACTATATGAAGACGCGCATGGCGCCGATTGAGGAATAA
- a CDS encoding Sapep family Mn(2+)-dependent dipeptidase: MTNGFVDLEDTILKKVDELGDSMIESIRELVRIGSVEEEAEPDMPFGCGVRDALHKALSISESLGFSTVNLENHIGYAQYGRGEDYVCAIGHVDVVPVGEGWVHPPFSAYMENGTIYGRGVLDNKGPVLACLYGLAALKELELPMKHPVRIIFGCDEESGFEDLTYYLSKERPPVYGFTPDCKYPVVYSERGRAKLRIDGNAADLERFFSFVNTYFISAKNTGDRLGIDYSNPEYGIMEMRGYELHADGCEEPAADACDVLQAGQAKAGRVSFHVTLSYPLGITIDEIVARVEAKASPEGLSVALLHNYDPVVFEKDSPMVRALQESYEKVTGMDGTPVTTTGGTYAKAMPGIVPFGPSFPGQKGIGHNPNEWMTVEDLITNAKIYALALYKLAQL; the protein is encoded by the coding sequence ATGACGAATGGTTTTGTGGATTTAGAGGATACTATTCTTAAAAAGGTCGATGAGCTTGGTGATTCCATGATCGAAAGCATCCGGGAGCTGGTGCGCATCGGCAGTGTGGAAGAAGAAGCAGAACCGGATATGCCGTTTGGATGTGGAGTGCGTGATGCACTCCACAAGGCGCTTTCCATCAGTGAAAGCCTTGGTTTTTCTACGGTCAATCTGGAGAATCATATCGGCTATGCCCAGTATGGCAGGGGAGAAGACTATGTCTGCGCCATCGGGCATGTGGATGTGGTGCCGGTAGGAGAGGGCTGGGTCCATCCGCCTTTTTCTGCATATATGGAAAATGGCACGATCTACGGCAGGGGAGTATTGGACAATAAAGGGCCGGTGTTAGCGTGTCTTTATGGGCTTGCAGCTTTAAAGGAGCTTGAGCTGCCCATGAAGCATCCGGTCAGGATCATTTTTGGCTGTGACGAGGAATCAGGGTTCGAGGACCTGACGTATTACCTGTCAAAAGAGCGTCCGCCCGTCTACGGTTTTACACCGGACTGCAAATATCCTGTGGTATACAGTGAGCGCGGGCGGGCAAAGCTCAGGATTGATGGAAATGCAGCAGATCTGGAACGGTTCTTTTCTTTTGTGAACACCTATTTTATCAGTGCGAAAAACACCGGGGACCGATTGGGGATTGACTATTCCAACCCCGAATATGGTATAATGGAAATGCGTGGGTATGAGCTTCATGCAGACGGTTGTGAGGAGCCGGCTGCGGATGCCTGTGATGTGTTGCAGGCAGGACAGGCAAAGGCCGGACGTGTCAGTTTCCATGTGACGCTTAGCTATCCTCTGGGCATTACGATCGACGAGATCGTCGCTCGCGTGGAGGCAAAGGCATCGCCGGAGGGGCTTTCTGTGGCGCTTCTTCATAACTATGATCCGGTTGTCTTTGAAAAGGACAGCCCCATGGTCCGTGCACTTCAGGAGAGCTATGAGAAGGTGACAGGAATGGATGGAACGCCGGTTACCACCACAGGCGGGACTTATGCCAAGGCCATGCCGGGGATCGTACCCTTTGGCCCCAGTTTTCCAGGACAGAAAGGCATCGGACACAACCCCAATGAGTGGATGACCGTGGAGGATCTTATTACAAATGCAAAGATCTATGCGCTGGCGCTGTACAAGCTGGCACAGCTGTAG
- a CDS encoding copper homeostasis protein CutC, with amino-acid sequence MLEVCCGSYYDALQAYAGGAKRIELNSALHLGGLTPSLPALDLVKQECPGMKVICMVRPRGAGFCYSEEDFKVMEEECRLLMAHGSDGIAFGCLNADATLNMEQNLRLIALIHVNGGEAVFHRAFDCSRDAFSTMEALIGMGVDRVLTSGLKPTAIEGRHLIGELQRRYGSQIEILAGSGINASNAAGLMAETGISQVHSSCKAWKRDETTIVGDVSYSYAASPNEACYDVVSSEKVREILNVLGE; translated from the coding sequence ATGCTGGAAGTATGTTGCGGCAGTTATTATGATGCACTGCAGGCTTATGCAGGCGGAGCGAAACGGATTGAACTTAACAGTGCACTTCATCTGGGAGGACTGACGCCGTCCCTCCCTGCCCTGGACCTGGTAAAGCAGGAATGCCCGGGCATGAAGGTCATCTGTATGGTACGCCCGCGAGGCGCAGGCTTTTGTTATTCGGAAGAAGATTTCAAAGTGATGGAAGAGGAGTGCAGGCTTTTGATGGCCCATGGTTCAGACGGTATCGCATTTGGCTGCCTGAACGCGGACGCAACACTCAATATGGAACAGAACCTCAGGCTGATCGCCCTGATCCATGTAAATGGCGGGGAAGCTGTGTTCCACCGGGCGTTTGACTGCAGCAGGGATGCATTTTCCACGATGGAGGCTCTGATCGGCATGGGTGTGGACCGGGTTCTGACCAGCGGCCTGAAACCGACGGCGATCGAGGGCCGTCATCTGATCGGCGAGCTGCAGAGACGGTACGGAAGCCAGATCGAGATCCTTGCGGGAAGCGGGATCAATGCGTCCAACGCGGCGGGGCTTATGGCTGAGACCGGGATCTCCCAGGTACACAGCTCCTGCAAAGCGTGGAAGCGTGATGAGACCACGATCGTGGGAGACGTAAGCTACAGCTACGCGGCTTCTCCGAATGAAGCCTGCTATGATGTGGTTTCATCAGAAAAGGTGCGTGAGATTTTAAACGTACTTGGAGAGTAA